In Methanococcus maripaludis, a single window of DNA contains:
- a CDS encoding SAM-dependent methyltransferase gives MDTQFEDIILHPIGVVRNTTKQPFLIANETGLRMREDIAPTLEKVRKNDETVSEVVLNEDLADHLEGIDEYSHITIIYWAHNVPREARALKMVHPMGNPENPLVGLFSTCSPARPNPILTTTVRLIGVEGTTLQVTGLDAIDGSPVLDIKPHFKEHPLAADVRIPEWMEKIQSTIRQRKTKD, from the coding sequence ATGGATACACAATTTGAAGATATTATTTTGCACCCGATTGGGGTGGTCCGCAACACTACCAAGCAGCCATTCCTTATTGCAAATGAAACAGGCCTCAGAATGCGCGAAGATATCGCCCCGACCCTCGAGAAAGTTCGCAAGAATGACGAAACGGTCTCCGAGGTAGTCCTTAACGAGGACCTCGCTGACCACCTTGAAGGAATCGATGAATACTCTCATATCACGATTATCTACTGGGCCCATAATGTTCCCCGCGAAGCCCGTGCCCTAAAAATGGTTCATCCAATGGGTAATCCCGAAAACCCCCTAGTGGGACTATTCTCAACTTGCAGTCCTGCCCGTCCGAATCCAATTCTTACCACTACTGTTCGTCTAATTGGGGTGGAAGGCACAACTCTCCAAGTCACAGGTCTTGATGCCATTGACGGCAGCCCGGTCCTTGATATCAAACCGCATTTTAAAGAACACCCGCTTGCGGCTGATGTGAGGATTCCTGAGTGGATGGAAAAGATTCAATCGACCATTAGACAAAGAAAAACAAAGGATTGA
- a CDS encoding carboxypeptidase-like regulatory domain-containing protein: protein MRFKNIFLILLSLMLLSLSITAVSAEEIEYKFISNTTSDESGNFVFNDVPNGNYTLSGVIWSTAMGGMWLTDVEEIEIENGSPVGNLSMAMRSNSSNDAEAILRMLNRTTISGATVSKTGSAKVGTTLVLTDENGDFVTNTTSDATGNFSIGNIQNGNYTLSGVIWSTAMGGMWLTDVEEIEIENGSPVGNLSMAMR from the coding sequence ATGCGGTTTAAAAATATATTTTTGATATTGCTGAGCTTAATGCTGTTATCATTATCAATTACAGCAGTTTCAGCAGAAGAAATTGAATATAAATTCATTTCAAACACAACAAGCGATGAAAGCGGTAATTTTGTATTTAACGACGTTCCAAACGGAAATTACACCCTTTCGGGAGTAATCTGGAGTACTGCAATGGGAGGAATGTGGCTTACAGACGTTGAAGAAATAGAAATCGAAAACGGAAGCCCTGTTGGAAACCTCTCAATGGCTATGAGATCAAACAGTAGTAACGATGCAGAAGCCATACTAAGGATGCTTAATAGAACAACGATCTCTGGAGCAACCGTAAGTAAAACGGGAAGTGCAAAAGTTGGAACAACACTTGTTCTTACTGATGAAAACGGAGATTTTGTAACTAACACAACAAGCGATGCTACAGGTAACTTTTCAATTGGAAATATCCAAAACGGAAATTACACCCTTTCGGGAGTAATCTGGAGTACTGCAATGGGAGGAATGTGGCTTACAGACGTTGAAGAAATAGAAATCGAAAACGGAAGCCCTGTTGGAAACCTCTCAATGGCTATGAGAT
- the cobN gene encoding cobaltochelatase subunit CobN, whose translation EAILRMLNRTTISGATVSKTGSAKVGTTLVLTKKMVSYVPGEVSKLNVAIVTGYSNYEKQLSTSTNRINSNSDLNIVASYYTTLTLSEDIDLSQMDIIYIVMLTQSAETVENTVQSAIDNGAVVIGSNTYLPESNYSIPEEHTDVEAFKKYLSEYWSGGASDDENFDNLIFYLASEYYNRTDLTVKEPSGLQRAIYHPNMTTTPTEFFTGDAGEYFAWYSNRTEGHAFDEDAPTVGIVFYTSYYPNEMDPIDKLIAGFELRGVNVIACYGDADNQLDYYLNYNNETKVDAVISFLYRGTYFDLEELGVPVIDGVLNGYMNTSEWIETSNPLPVTNMLRIYRPESEGLIDPIMIAATEEVLEDNTTISKYIGHDTQIEWLINRTIAQCNLGIESESEKKVAIIYYNHEGGKNNIGASYLEVAPSIVNLLNSMELDGYDINESMIPNKTELVDLMLLQGRNIGSWAPGELESLVETGEVELIPEETYISWFNELPEKRRNEVVETWGEAPGDLMVYEDNNGSKYIVIPKISMSDNVIVLPQPSRGWMDSYDTLYHDTELPPNHQYIAFYLWLQKEFDADVMVNMGRHGTVEWLPGKEFCLLSDEWPALMVGDIPVVYPYVMDGTGEGMQAKRRGNAIIIDHLIPPVISAGLYGNYSLLNSEIASYSTSVTESESLKQAQFEEILNLTIELGLESRVNMSLAENESTVDEFLDELDEVLRELRTLSMPYGLHVLGEAPAGDELVGMVNSMLGSSYSEKVAIYNSSDSAATDLLTKVLLENISIDDAQMQVLGNTSEDIECDLQLAINYSALLLEADNEIEQVLKAMNGEYIEPGLGGDPILRPETLPSGSNFYAFDEQLIPTKQAWEEGKALVDEWLSEYYEENGEYPTKVAYILWAGESTRHQGIMEAQILYMLGVQPVWNENNGKVTDVEIINSSELNRPRIDVVVQISGLYRDSFPMKVQLIDKAVRLAYEEDEPNNYVRINTNELQKALNETIQNETLSLDIAQFRIFGPADGNYGTGMANAVSSSETWNDTDALAELYISRMSYIYGQNIWGQTISEYIELQTGQNVEIDNEIIFENNINDVSDIFHSRSSNTYGAIDTNDFYQYVGGLINAITYESGESPDAYVVNLQNADDQKVVSLQTYIENELYSRYYNPTWITGMQESGFEGATEMEKFVENLWGWEALTSDIITDEMWNKVYDTYVANSELSGWLNENNPYAYQSMTARMMETSRKGYWDASGETLEFLANEFIQSVIEYGVTCCHHTCGNIELNEWSLDHSSLDKETLEEYVKIFEEATQKDLDISEDSTEVPEQNDESSSSEPDTYSKVYSGNESVIEAVNATNDTIITNTTTTEDAALSAGSDGGKSSSGSSSSTSSSESSSSSTSKTQKAYEVTVANEPEQSETSGTTVIAIIGAVGMTGLVGVGYFKQNPEVFTNIINALKLLRRK comes from the coding sequence CAGAAGCCATACTAAGGATGCTTAATAGAACAACGATCTCTGGAGCAACCGTAAGTAAAACGGGAAGTGCAAAAGTTGGAACAACACTTGTTCTTACGAAAAAGATGGTATCTTATGTTCCAGGTGAAGTTTCAAAATTAAATGTAGCAATTGTAACTGGATACAGCAATTATGAAAAACAGCTCTCAACATCAACGAATAGGATAAATTCCAATTCTGATCTAAATATCGTAGCTTCGTACTATACGACTTTAACGTTATCTGAGGACATTGATCTCAGTCAGATGGATATTATCTATATAGTAATGCTTACGCAGAGCGCAGAAACAGTTGAAAATACTGTACAATCTGCAATTGATAATGGAGCAGTAGTAATCGGTTCCAACACATATCTACCGGAAAGTAATTATTCAATTCCAGAAGAACATACGGATGTCGAAGCGTTTAAAAAATATCTTTCAGAATACTGGTCTGGAGGAGCTTCAGATGACGAAAATTTCGATAATTTAATTTTCTACCTGGCAAGCGAATATTACAACCGTACAGACCTTACGGTAAAAGAGCCTTCTGGTCTTCAACGGGCAATATACCATCCAAACATGACTACAACACCTACTGAATTTTTCACTGGCGATGCTGGGGAATATTTTGCATGGTATTCGAATAGAACTGAAGGTCATGCATTTGACGAAGATGCACCTACTGTGGGAATCGTATTTTATACATCCTACTATCCAAACGAAATGGATCCGATCGACAAATTAATAGCAGGATTTGAATTGAGGGGCGTAAATGTTATTGCATGTTATGGTGATGCAGATAACCAGTTAGATTATTACTTAAATTATAATAATGAAACGAAAGTAGATGCAGTAATTTCATTCCTCTATCGTGGAACGTACTTTGATTTAGAAGAACTCGGAGTACCTGTTATAGATGGAGTTTTAAATGGTTACATGAACACAAGCGAATGGATAGAAACGAGCAATCCACTACCTGTTACAAACATGCTTAGAATTTACAGACCCGAATCAGAGGGTCTTATTGACCCTATCATGATAGCTGCTACGGAGGAGGTCCTTGAAGATAATACCACCATATCAAAATATATTGGCCATGATACCCAGATAGAGTGGCTTATTAACAGGACAATCGCACAGTGCAACCTTGGAATCGAGTCTGAAAGTGAAAAAAAGGTTGCGATAATTTACTATAACCACGAAGGTGGGAAAAATAACATCGGAGCATCATATCTTGAAGTTGCACCAAGTATTGTAAACCTCTTGAATTCAATGGAATTGGACGGTTATGATATTAATGAATCTATGATCCCAAATAAAACAGAATTAGTAGATTTAATGCTCCTTCAGGGTAGAAATATAGGTAGCTGGGCTCCAGGGGAACTTGAAAGCCTTGTCGAAACAGGCGAAGTTGAACTTATCCCGGAAGAAACGTATATTTCATGGTTTAACGAGTTACCTGAAAAAAGAAGAAATGAAGTAGTAGAAACTTGGGGCGAAGCTCCGGGAGATTTAATGGTTTATGAAGATAATAACGGGTCAAAATATATCGTTATCCCTAAAATAAGCATGAGCGACAACGTAATTGTTTTACCACAACCTTCACGTGGTTGGATGGACAGTTACGATACGTTATACCACGATACAGAGTTACCACCAAATCACCAGTACATTGCATTTTATTTATGGCTCCAAAAAGAGTTTGATGCAGATGTTATGGTTAATATGGGAAGACATGGAACCGTAGAGTGGCTTCCTGGAAAAGAATTCTGCCTTTTAAGTGACGAATGGCCTGCTTTAATGGTTGGAGATATCCCTGTAGTTTATCCATATGTAATGGATGGAACAGGAGAAGGTATGCAAGCAAAAAGAAGAGGCAATGCAATTATAATTGACCACTTAATTCCCCCAGTAATTTCTGCGGGTCTTTATGGCAATTACAGTTTATTAAACAGTGAAATAGCTTCTTACTCGACATCAGTTACTGAATCAGAATCACTCAAGCAGGCCCAATTTGAAGAGATTTTAAACCTTACAATTGAATTAGGTCTTGAAAGTAGAGTAAATATGAGTCTTGCAGAAAATGAAAGTACAGTCGATGAATTTTTAGATGAATTAGATGAAGTTTTGAGGGAGTTGAGGACTCTTTCTATGCCTTACGGATTACACGTTCTTGGTGAAGCACCTGCAGGTGATGAACTTGTAGGTATGGTAAATTCAATGCTTGGTAGCAGTTATTCTGAAAAAGTAGCAATATATAATAGTTCAGACTCTGCAGCCACTGATTTGTTAACAAAAGTACTTTTAGAAAATATTTCAATAGATGATGCACAAATGCAAGTTTTAGGTAATACTTCAGAAGATATTGAATGTGATTTACAACTTGCCATTAACTATTCAGCACTGCTTTTAGAAGCAGACAATGAAATCGAACAGGTCTTAAAAGCAATGAATGGGGAATATATCGAGCCAGGTCTTGGTGGAGATCCAATCTTAAGGCCAGAAACGCTTCCATCAGGTAGTAATTTCTACGCATTTGATGAACAGCTTATTCCAACAAAACAAGCATGGGAAGAAGGTAAAGCGCTCGTAGATGAATGGCTCAGTGAATATTACGAAGAAAATGGAGAATATCCAACTAAAGTAGCATATATATTATGGGCTGGAGAATCCACACGTCACCAGGGTATAATGGAAGCGCAGATTCTTTACATGCTTGGTGTACAGCCAGTATGGAATGAAAATAACGGAAAAGTTACGGACGTTGAAATAATAAACAGTTCTGAACTTAATCGACCTCGTATCGATGTTGTCGTGCAAATATCTGGTCTTTACAGAGATTCATTCCCGATGAAAGTTCAATTGATAGATAAAGCAGTTAGACTCGCATACGAAGAAGACGAGCCTAACAATTACGTCAGAATAAATACCAATGAATTACAGAAGGCATTAAATGAAACCATACAAAATGAAACTCTTTCATTGGATATTGCACAGTTTAGAATATTTGGGCCGGCTGACGGAAATTACGGAACCGGTATGGCAAATGCAGTATCTTCAAGTGAAACATGGAATGATACAGATGCATTAGCAGAACTATACATAAGCAGAATGAGCTACATTTACGGCCAAAATATATGGGGTCAGACAATTTCTGAATATATCGAACTACAAACCGGTCAAAATGTAGAAATTGATAATGAAATCATATTTGAAAATAACATAAATGATGTAAGCGACATTTTCCACAGTAGAAGCTCAAATACTTACGGAGCGATAGATACAAACGATTTCTACCAGTATGTTGGAGGATTAATCAATGCAATAACATACGAATCAGGAGAATCTCCAGATGCTTATGTGGTAAATCTCCAGAATGCTGATGACCAAAAAGTAGTGTCATTGCAAACATATATTGAAAATGAACTCTATTCAAGATACTATAATCCTACATGGATAACCGGAATGCAGGAAAGTGGTTTTGAAGGAGCTACAGAAATGGAGAAATTCGTTGAAAATCTTTGGGGATGGGAAGCCCTCACTTCCGATATCATAACCGATGAAATGTGGAATAAAGTATACGATACATATGTGGCAAATTCAGAACTTAGTGGTTGGTTAAATGAGAACAATCCTTATGCATACCAATCAATGACAGCACGAATGATGGAAACATCACGTAAAGGATACTGGGATGCATCCGGTGAAACCCTAGAATTCCTTGCAAACGAATTCATCCAGTCAGTAATTGAATATGGCGTTACATGCTGTCACCACACCTGTGGAAACATCGAACTTAACGAATGGTCACTGGATCATTCATCACTGGATAAGGAAACATTAGAAGAATATGTAAAAATATTCGAAGAAGCTACACAAAAAGACTTGGATATTTCGGAAGATAGTACGGAAGTTCCTGAACAAAATGACGAAAGTTCAAGTTCTGAGCCAGATACATATTCAAAAGTGTATTCTGGAAATGAATCCGTAATCGAAGCAGTAAATGCAACAAATGATACAATAATCACAAACACTACTACGACTGAAGATGCAGCACTAAGTGCTGGTTCTGATGGAGGAAAAAGTAGTTCTGGAAGTTCAAGTTCAACTTCAAGTTCTGAATCCTCTTCGTCTTCAACGTCAAAAACTCAGAAAGCATACGAAGTTACAGTAGCAAATGAACCTGAACAGTCCGAAACTTCTGGAACAACAGTTATTGCAATTATTGGTGCAGTTGGAATGACGGGACTCGTTGGTGTTGGATACTTTAAACAGAACCCAGAAGTCTTTACAAATATTATAAATGCACTGAAACTTCTGAGAAGAAAATAA
- a CDS encoding aminoglycoside phosphotransferase family protein, which translates to MFKGINGSESWDIIEEVNKGWSEDKKYHIITKNKEHLLLRISDIKFYERKQKEYDILLELSKMDFEMSKPVDFGICESGIYMLLTWVEGEDLETAILKKNAMEQYNLGIKSGKILKKIHSLNISSNLDSWEKRFNKKIGMKIKAYLECPLKYENGEVFIEYINRNRHLLKDIRSTLQHGDYHIGNMILTNNDDVAIIDFNRYDFGDPYEEFNRIIWDVEVSKAFAVGKIDGYFNGNIPEKFFQLLALYISVNTISSLPWAIPFGEEQVNIMTEQAAKALIDYDYFNTTIPKWYTDAKCMIDE; encoded by the coding sequence ATGTTTAAAGGGATTAATGGAAGCGAATCATGGGATATCATTGAAGAAGTAAATAAGGGGTGGTCGGAAGATAAAAAATACCACATTATCACGAAGAATAAAGAACATCTCCTGCTTAGAATATCAGATATTAAATTCTACGAAAGAAAACAGAAAGAATACGATATACTACTTGAACTTAGCAAAATGGACTTTGAAATGTCAAAACCAGTTGATTTTGGAATTTGTGAATCTGGGATATACATGCTGCTTACTTGGGTTGAAGGCGAAGACTTAGAAACAGCCATTCTAAAAAAGAATGCAATGGAACAGTACAACCTTGGAATAAAATCTGGAAAAATACTTAAAAAAATCCATTCGTTAAATATCTCTTCAAACCTGGATTCATGGGAAAAAAGATTTAATAAAAAGATAGGCATGAAAATTAAAGCATATTTAGAATGCCCATTAAAATATGAAAATGGGGAGGTATTTATTGAATATATAAATCGCAATAGGCATTTATTAAAGGATATTAGATCAACACTGCAACATGGGGATTACCATATTGGAAATATGATTTTAACAAATAACGACGATGTTGCAATTATTGACTTTAATCGTTATGATTTTGGAGATCCATATGAAGAATTTAACCGAATTATATGGGATGTAGAAGTAAGTAAGGCATTTGCAGTTGGTAAAATAGATGGTTACTTTAATGGAAATATTCCTGAAAAGTTTTTCCAGTTACTCGCCCTCTACATATCCGTTAATACAATCTCTTCACTACCTTGGGCAATTCCATTTGGCGAAGAACAAGTTAATATCATGACAGAACAGGCTGCAAAAGCGCTTATTGATTACGATTATTTCAATACTACAATTCCAAAATGGTATACTGATGCAAAATGCATGATTGATGAATAA
- a CDS encoding helix-turn-helix transcriptional regulator: MVLKLLSKKHVENILKLLNESGELYVQQINDEVKINKSNLSQLLQELQDNDFVSKRIDEDTAKNLPKSYFKLTEKGKRALKIYEMAEEL, from the coding sequence ATGGTTTTAAAATTACTTTCAAAGAAACATGTGGAGAATATTTTAAAACTCTTAAACGAGAGTGGGGAATTGTACGTTCAGCAGATAAACGACGAAGTTAAAATTAATAAAAGTAATTTAAGCCAGCTTTTACAAGAATTGCAGGATAATGATTTTGTTTCAAAAAGAATTGATGAGGATACGGCTAAGAATTTGCCGAAAAGTTATTTTAAATTGACGGAAAAAGGTAAAAGAGCTTTAAAAATTTATGAAATGGCTGAAGAATTATAA